DNA sequence from the Leopardus geoffroyi isolate Oge1 chromosome A3, O.geoffroyi_Oge1_pat1.0, whole genome shotgun sequence genome:
ATCTGCCTCTCAAAACAAGTTGCTTGTTCAATGTAGCGGTCTGGTGCCTGAGCTCCCACGGGCGGGGCGGTTCCCAGCCAGCCCCGTGCTCCGCATCGCGTCGGGTCAAGGGGCAGCTGGCCCGCGGTGGTGGGGCAAGGTCCAAGAGCTGAGCGGTGCCTGCTCCGTCTCgggtgcccctcccctctgggccAGGGAAACGCTAACGAGCATCCCAGACAACTCAGATGCTTCCTCCAGGATGGCCCCATCCTCAACGTGGAGGCCACAGGCACCTGGCACTGCCCTGGGCCCCCACTACCCAACGGCTGGGAGTGTTGAGGATGTTGGAGGAGCTTGGCTAGAATAGCTCTCGATGGCTCCTCTGTGGCTGGAAATCACATGTGGAAATAAAGTTACATTCACATCAGACTCCGATGAAGGTCCCAAACCAAATGTCAGCCTTGCCTTTAGAGCCAAAGGCATCTCCAGAAATATGTGGAGAATAGGCAAGACGACCCCAGACTAAATACCCCACGTGGCCTGCGCTGCTCAGCGGTGACCAGTACCCCCAGGCAGCACCTGGTGTGCGGCTGAAAGAGAAATGGTGGCAGGTAATCCCCAAGCTCCCCAGGCAAGTCAAGGCCAACCAAGAGTCTGCAGACTACAGCGCAGTCCCAGGCCCGAGGTGGAAGAAGGGGGTGCCCCAAGGCCAGGTGCGTAAGGCCAGAGTCTACTCCCCACAAGTGGTATGCAGGACACCATGTCAGGAGACTGATTAGTAACCACGTATGGCTATTTATTTTATACAGGGCTCTgtacaaaatatttacatgtattctTTACAGAACAGTAAACCACCTGAAGGTAAAGGATAATGCTTTCCTCTCATTGGCAGGGGGAACCCTGATGTCAGCAAAGCCACAAAACAAACGAACCCCCTCCTTAGGCCACGGCGGGAGCATATGACACTTGCTTCCTGGCATCTGAAGGCCCTGGGACCCTGATCACatgccctccttccctcttccccatcaATTCCTTCCAGGCCCCAGTGCCGGGGCAGGAGGCGCCCGTGCTGCCATCTGTCCGTAAAGATGACAGGGGACAAACTTGCTGGGGGGAGAAGACCGGGACTATCTGTCACATCACCACCTCAGCGTCCTGGAAGAATTTCCTTGGTCTTCACGAATCCCCCACTGTCTAGATTAACCCACCCACATTACACTCACCCCAAGCGGGGCTCCTGCTACAGAGAATGACCCATCACTTTGACCTTCTGTTTTAAAGTGCTTAGTGTCACTTCACGTGACTTGGCGTAGACACCACTCCTCACTGCTCTGGGCCCGCTGGCTGCCTGGCACACTAAATGCCCTCCACTCTGTGGTCTGGGTACGCCAAGGGAGAGGACTTCTGGCATGTTCACGTTAAGAAAACACCTGCCAAGAGAACAGTGCCCCAGAGACCAGGGAAATGAAAGGACATTGCTGCTTCATACCATACGCCTCAACTCTTCAGAGCAGCAGAAGGCACTTTTGTTTTCAAGCCAGAGTTAATCTCAAAGAAACTTGGCTTCGCTTACGGGAAAAGCCGTCCAGGAAGGACCGAACGATCCATCTTGTCCCTTAAGTCCTGGAGGGTCCCCAAGAAGCTCAGGGCGGGAGCTGGCTGCTCCCGGCTTCCCCCAACCTCTGCAGGCTGCAGTGTGTCCCTTTCTGGTTGCTGACGAGTTTCCAGTGACATCTCCAACCAGGAAGGAGAGACCAGCAGTCGAGGGCATAAACTGAACCCCCCCAAATGAAGCCAGCGTGGTGAGCGGGTGCCTACATGGGAGCAGGAAAGTGGTCTGagggaaacaggaaggaaggaaagctggGCACGTGGGCACTCCGGAGGAGCGGGGCTGTTAGCACACAGCAACTAGAGCTCAAGTGAGGTGTTAAATAACTGGGGAGAAAGGAAGTTCAGGGTCTTAGAAGCTCATCCTTCTGATGAGAACTATTTTTCCCATGAAGGAACtatcatttttaaagtgaggGCACTTTACACGTTGGGTATGTGTAATtctaaaaacagtaataaaagtgTCCTTTAAAAGCAACATCATGTGGCGTGTGCAAGAGaacagacaggaaaaaaagaaacaaggcaggCAAAACCAGTTTGTATCTGGGCCCTACAACTTGATGTCCCTTCCTGTTCGACTGGAGATGCCCAAGTGCCTTCTAGGTTGAAAACAGGCAGGATTTACCTAGGAACCTAGTTCACGCCTGTCTGATCTTTGACCAGCTCCGCCAGCTAGCAGAGCTGCTCTTGAGAGGGGCCGGTCTTGGTCTCGGCCGGCAGCCTCTGTCCTCGCCTTTGCTCCAAGGTCCGACTTCCTCAGCAGCGGCTCCCTCCGTGTCTGACCGGCCTCCGCAGACAGAACCGGAGGAGCCGCGAGGCGGGCTCTCGGTGGCCCAGCTTACTTACCACTGGGCAGCCGAGAGGGTCCCCAGGCACCAGGCCCAGCGGGTTCCCACAGCCGTGGGCAGCTCAAGAAACCCAGTTCCTCCAACACGAGAGGTggcagcgggggggtggggggtgagggcgGATGCTGAGTAACCCCCCCGGAAGGAAAGGAGTCCGCAGCCAGGCCTCCAAGTGCCAGCGCCAGATGCCAGGCGGGCTCCCCTCTTGGCCTCTGAAGCAAAGGCAAAccacaggcagggagggagggccggCAGGAGTAGAAAACCCTTGACAGAAACCCTTTTAATAAAGGAAATTCCACCCCCTCCCAATCCTTCCATGGAAGGGTGAGACCTTAATGTCACGGAAGAGGAAGCGTCCTCTCTGGCGTCTATGGGAAGAGCTGCAGTTGAAACTTCGGGGCCCACTCCAGGGCACTCTTCACCACGGCCAGGGCGGCCGCTCCGAGCGCCACCGTCAGCCCCATCACCGCCAGTTTCACAAAGTGATTGGTCCTTGGTTTGGTCAGGACGTCTTTCGTTCGCTCCTCAGGCCGCAGAAGGCCCCGAAACCGCTGCCGCAGCACCGTGTCAGGCCTCTGCTGGGCCGATGCCAGCTCGAAGTCTTTGAAGGTAGAGGCTGCTGTcctgcagagggaaggagacagaaagaatgagatGGCGCgaaagaagacaaggaaagaaaaactggaTTACGAAAGAGGCTGAGGGCAGAGCCACCCACTGCTTCGAAGGCTCTTCTTGATAAAGACTCACGAAGACCAAAGTGGGGGTCCTGCTGGCGTAAGCTTAGATCTCTAGAAACACggcccagccctgtccccagcaGACACGGTCTTCACCGCTCCTGCTCACGTACGAACACCCCCGGTTCAACCGGAGCCTTGGCCTCACTCACTTCTCGGCCTGCTGTTGGGCAGCTGCATCCAGAGCCAGCTTGGACGGGGGAAACTGAACGAACAGGTCTCCGGCTCTACTGATCAGTGTCTCGTAGGGCAGGTCCTGAGGGATCTGGGACAACAGGTGGTGGACCGAGGCCATGTCGCAGTCGCAATCCAGGACCTCCTGCTCTCGATGCAACACGATCTGTGGGGAGTAAGGCCTTGCGTCAGAGACCAGAACATACGGGGCCTTCGCCACTGGCACGTCATTCTCCTTAGCGATGAATTTAAATTGGTGACAGACTGGGCTGGCCCTGCACCTTCAACAAAGTCTCGTGTCCATCTAGGAAGCAATAATGCACGTATCTGAGTGCTTTTCCCGGTGAGCTCATCCTTCCTACAACCGGCAAACTCCCACCCCGGGATGTGGAAGGCTGACCAATAAAATGAGCGAGGTTCTTtcgggaggaagaagaggaaaggggtaTCGGGGAGTTCCCTGGAGCTCCAACACGGAAGAAATGGATCAAAGCAGTAGAAAGAACAGGCTTGCTCTCCTCCCCAAAACAGCGAAGGGTTCCCGTGTGCTCCCACTTCCACTCTGACCTCCACGATCCAGGCCCTCCTAACTGGAGCCCCCACCAAGCCACGTCAGTGTCCTCTCGTCATACTGCACCTCGCCTCTTCCCGAGTCTGGAGCTGCGGTCTATACCACTTCCGGAAGACGTCAACAGGAACACTGACCATCCCTAACGCATGCGAGTGTTTTAAAGGTTCAGAGGAGACATGCGGTCAACAGACTGGTTTCACTTGGTCCAACCAAGCATTTATCAAACCTATTTTACACAGAACCTTCGTTTCCCATGACAGTCCCATTAACAATGCACGGAACGGTGTCCAGGGACGTCAGTCTGGGAAATGCTGTTTTTCCCATCTTTCCCTCGTCACCAGGTCTCCCTTGAGGGAAAATGATCATGGACGGTGAACCTAGTTGCCGGCTCACGGCCTGTACTTACCACGGCTGCAAAGTAAATGGGCATCAGCGGGTGGCAGGCGAGGAAGAAGTCGTATAACCGCACAACGTGCCTGAAGTCAGACAGGACATGCCCAAACCAGGTGATGAGCCAGCTGAGGGCAAAGATGGTTCCCACCTCGGCACTAGGGGCAAGGAAATCCAGATGTTAGGTTCCCTGCTGGGCTGTCCCTTCCCACTGTCGGGGGTGTCTTTGTCCTCCGCGCTTATGAGAAGAATTTGAGAAAGACACTCTCTGGAAAATTCAGCCACCGACGAATTCAGCGTCTTCTCACAAAATACAAAGTCCTTAAAACATACCCACCATCATGACACTAATACTATGATAGGGTCCTGGTTGCCTTATCTCACTGGCTGTTTTCTTAATGGCCAAAAAAGGTCATATACAGGAAGAAGTAGCTGTTTTCACAATGTaccatcattttccttctgagaaAGTCATATATCCGTCTGGGGGCACAGGCAATATACATATTCTCAGGCTTAAAGACATAATTGTATTAACTGTTCAGTTAAGAGATCACTGAAACACCTTAAGACAcagatactatttaaaaaaaaaaaaaaaaaaaagggtgaggTGCCGGTCAAAGACACATTGCCAAttacacagaagagaaaaaagtcccGTGAGATTtgcaaagaaatatttcttctccTTGGTATCTGGTGAGTAAAACAACCCACAGCTGACTTTGTCTTTCACGCCTGGGCATCCCACAGTAGTTATGTACTTCTCTGGTGGCAGTAACCTCAGAGTCTACCTCGGCACGCGGACCTCACCGACCTCTCCTCACCGGATGTAAAGTCCTCAAGGGCCTGTGCTGTGACATCTCTTGTATCCCCACAGGAGCACGGTACCCCCCAAATGCTCCCAGAATGTACAGAACTGGATTATCCAGGTCGCTGGCAGACAGAAAGGACGACCTGGAAGAACTTAACGCTCATCAACATACGATGATGGGGACACCGAGCCAGACTCACGGGGAAGACACATGGGCCAGGAGAAAGCCGAAGGGGTGCGTCTGTGCGTGCACGGAGGGGCGTATATACCTCTGCATGAAGTCGTGGAGCTCTGGATTCACCTGGTCGATGATGGGCATCAGACAGTTTAATATGTGCTTGGTGTTGTCCATTGTGGGGTCCATGAAATCCCTAGAGGGAGACAATGCACTGAGCTCGGTCCAACCGGACACCCGGATCCGGGCTGAGGGGGCAGAACGGGGCTCCCACGCTGAAAACAATGAGCGGACACTGGGCCGAGGAGTTctccctgggggcggggccggggggggtgggggggggctcgaGCAGCGATCGGATCGCCTTCCTCCTCTGTTCCTCTGCACCGGTACCTGAGGTGGTGGGTGGACAATTTTTCTACCAGAGATGTCGCCAGCCCCTCGCCGACCACCAGCAGAAACGTGACCACGATGTCATGGTAGCCCTGATAGTAGTGCAGCTGGGGGTTGCGCTCCAAGATGAGCAGGATGATGTCGATCAGCtcctcctgcagcccctccctctgttcctctggCATGCctgcggaggggggaggggagatgcaCTTGAACACAGCAAGCAGCCTGGTAACCAGGAGGTTAGGACGGGCAGCAAAGGAGTTCCAAAgcgtttaattaaaaaaacaaaaacaaaaacaaaaaaccgaaTTAGGAACAATTGGGCAACACGCTGGAATCCACACACCATCGATACCACCTGGCACACGGGAAAGAGCCAGAGAGCAGCCACCTCACGGCGGGCGAGCCCGCAAACGCCTTCCTAACCAGGTCCCCACAGCGGACACTGCCAGGGGTGTGGCTACGTGACAGCAAGAGCCTCCTGATGTGCGCGCTGAGAACACAGGATCGCTTCCGTGGAATTCCCATCGAGAGCGCATAaacctggggcgcccgggggtcagttggctgagcgtccgaccgGCTCGGGCTAGGATCTCAGGGCAcgggagttggagccctgcatcgggctctgcgccgacagctcggagcctggagccggcttcggattctgtgtctccctctctgtccacccctccctcgcttgtgctctctctcaaaaataaataaacaacaacaaaaaaagcacataaacctgaatctaatcataaGGAAATACTAGACAAGCCCAAACCAAgggaaattttacaaaaataactgAGTCATAAAACACAAAGGAACTATTCCAGGTTAAAGAAGGCTAAAGAGAAACAATGACTAAATGGGAAATGAATGCATCTGTATCTCCTTTTCCTGTGAAGGACATTATTGCAGTAAACAGTGAGACctgaataaaatatacatgagaAGCAGTATTTTTCACTGATTTTAATAAGTGCACTGTGATTATGTAAGGGCCTTGTTTTAGGAACCACACCTTGAAATATTTAGGGGTAAAGGGGCAGCAGGTCTGtaatttattcctaaatagttcagaaaaaaaagtgtgtgtgtgtgtgtgtgtgtgtgtgtgtgtgtgtgtgtgtgtatgtgtgtaagaaAGACACAAAGCAATATGAAAACAGATATAGTAAAATGCTAACATATAAGGAAATCTGGGTAAAAGTTATCTGAGgaattatttgtcttatttttgcaacttttctatagatatgaaactacataaaaataaaaaatttaagaattgtgTGTTCCCCTTTAAGCCAACCTAAGCATCACAGGAAtctaaccttttttcttttttaatttttttttgtttatttatttttgagacagagagagacagagcatgaatgggggaggggcagagagagagggagacacagaatccgaagcaggctccaggctcccagctgtcagcacagagcctgacacggggcttgaactcacagaccgtgaaatcatgacctgagccgaagtcagacgctcaactgactgaaccacccaggcgccgcccccttttttttaagtttatttttgagagagagagagagagagagagagagagagagagagagcgaacgcATGCATGTGAGGCagggagagttagagagagagggagaaaatcccaagcaggctctacactgtcggcacagagccagacacagggctcgaactcctgaaccgtgagatcatgacctgagctgaaatcaagaatcacgACACCTGACCaacttagccactcaggcactccccCAGGACTATATCTTGATCTAAGATATTccagaaacaggggcgcctgccTTAGGAGATAGTGCAGATAACGCAGCTGGTTCTGGCAGTGGTCAGTATGGCTCCTCTGCtcatgtgacttttatttttttattttttggaagtttatttattttgagagagagagagagcttgcatgagttggggaggggcagagaaagaggggggaggagagagaatccccaagcaggctccctgctgttagctcagagtcTGAGTCGGggctcaagaaccatgagattgtgaccacagccgaaaccaagagtcagacctttaaccaactgagccacccaggcgcctctcatgTGGCTTTCAGTATGAAAATGCCAAAAAAAGCGTCTGGGTAGCagggtcggttaagcctccaatttcagctcaggtcatgatctcgcggtttgtgatttcgagccctgcgtggggctctgtgctaacagctcagagcctggagcctgcttctgggtctccctctctctctgcccctcccctgcttgctctctctctcttgctctctctctcaaaaataaacattaaaaaaaataaaaaaaatttaaaaaaaaggaaagaaagaaagagagagaaaggaagaaagaaggaaactgccAAAACGTGGCCTTGTGAGCTGCTTTGGAGGAGTGGCCCCAGCACCGCTCTCCCACACCATTAGCCCTTCCAGTTATGACAGACACTGAGAGAAAACAGTTCATGGAAGCGCCCAAACGACCCTGAACAAAGGGTTTAAGGTAAAAGCAAATTCATCTGTTGCTCGTGTTTACACCACCTCTTCTCAAAAAGGCATACTGTAAAAGATAAGCCTAAAAGAAAATGGAGCAGACCAGCTACGATGGTTAGGGAAAGTAATCAAGGAGGAGAGACTAACCTAAACTCTGAAGTTTCAGAGTAAGAGAGGTCGGCCAAGCTCAGAACAACACGGACGCGAGAAGAATATGAAAGCACGTGGAAAGGTCAGCCCACACAAAGAGCCTCACGCACCATCGGTCCATAAGCGGAAGAAGCAGAAAGGGTTCCAAGGAAAAGATTAGCTGGGGGGAAATGGGGCCTTGGCCCGTGCGGTCTGATGTGGACTTGTAGCCCAGGGAAAGGGGACTGGGCCACGGGCACACGTTCTTCTCAAAAGCTACCGGCCACACAGGGATGGTGAGTGTCATCGCCTTGGAGCAAGGCTGCAAGCGGCGAAGAAGGCGCTTTAATGGGCAAAATCTGAGCCAGAGCACGGTTTCGGAAGAGGGAGGCAATGGGTTTAGAGGCTCTCGTCCCCTGCAGCAATTCTCCTTCCTCCCCGGACCCACGCAAAGGCGAGGCTGCCAGAGGCAGAGGATGGGATCAGAAGCACGAGGTCTGTCGCCCAGCTTCCTCTGTTGCGAAGACAGAGACCAGAGCCGGCCACTGTTCTCCTTCTCCCCAGCGTGGGAAGCAGTTTCTCAAACAGCCCCTTTAACCACGCAGGGAATGGCCTCCCTTCCAGTCCAGGGACCCAACAGAGGCATGTGGGAGAAATCCCTACTTAGAAATCCAATCGGATGAAGGTATGCCTGGCTCTTGTTAGCGCCCACTGGTCAGTCAAGCTGCTCTTTAAAGCCAGACAATGGCTACAGCGGTCCCTATGGAGTCTCTCCCGTGGCTCTGAAGGGGGAAAAACCCCTAGGTTTTTCATCCACCACCTCTAGGCCAAGAGAAAGGACTTCTGGCTCAGACTTTGGCAGTGTGGGGTCTGAAGGTGACCCAGTCGTGAGTACAAGGTCCCCGACCGGGTCCCGCTGGGTGCAGTTGGGGCGGGAGCTCCTGGGGCGGCAAGACCGAGGGAGCACTTGCTTCTCACCGGGCGGGAAGCGCCGTAAGGACCGGCGCA
Encoded proteins:
- the TBC1D20 gene encoding TBC1 domain family member 20 isoform X2, whose amino-acid sequence is MAISEGGLLTDEIRQKVWPKLLNVNTNDPPPISGKDLRQESKDYQQVLLDVRRSLRRFPPGMPEEQREGLQEELIDIILLILERNPQLHYYQGYHDIVVTFLLVVGEGLATSLVEKLSTHHLRDFMDPTMDNTKHILNCLMPIIDQVNPELHDFMQSAEVGTIFALSWLITWFGHVLSDFRHVVRLYDFFLACHPLMPIYFAAVIVLHREQEVLDCDCDMASVHHLLSQIPQDLPYETLISRAGDLFVQFPPSKLALDAAAQQQAEKTAASTFKDFELASAQQRPDTVLRQRFRGLLRPEERTKDVLTKPRTNHFVKLAVMGLTVALGAAALAVVKSALEWAPKFQLQLFP
- the TBC1D20 gene encoding TBC1 domain family member 20 isoform X1; the encoded protein is MALRSAQGDGPTSSRWDGGAEKTDFTAKRKKKVAEIYQALNSDPTDVAALRRMAISEGGLLTDEIRQKVWPKLLNVNTNDPPPISGKDLRQESKDYQQVLLDVRRSLRRFPPGMPEEQREGLQEELIDIILLILERNPQLHYYQGYHDIVVTFLLVVGEGLATSLVEKLSTHHLRDFMDPTMDNTKHILNCLMPIIDQVNPELHDFMQSAEVGTIFALSWLITWFGHVLSDFRHVVRLYDFFLACHPLMPIYFAAVIVLHREQEVLDCDCDMASVHHLLSQIPQDLPYETLISRAGDLFVQFPPSKLALDAAAQQQAEKTAASTFKDFELASAQQRPDTVLRQRFRGLLRPEERTKDVLTKPRTNHFVKLAVMGLTVALGAAALAVVKSALEWAPKFQLQLFP